The genomic stretch CACTGGAGCGAACAGCTATGCCGGATCTACCGAGATCGGCGCGGGCGCCACGCTGCGCATCGGCGATGGCGGGGGTTCGGCGACGGTGGGCGCCGGGGCCATCGTGAATGATGGCAGCCTCATCCTGAACCGGTCCGGTATCCTGACCGTTCCGGGGGCCATCTCGGGCAGCGGTCAGCTGGTTCAGGTGGGCGGTGGCACCACCATCCTGACCGGCGCCAACAGCTATTCCGGCACTACGACCATCAGCGCCGGCATCTTGCAGATCGGCAATGGCGGCGCGCCGGGCAGCCTGGGAACGGGCGCTGTGGTGAACAACGCGCAGCTGGTGTTCAACACCAGCGGCGGGATGACGGTGGCGAACGCCATCTCCGGCACCGGCAACCTCACTCTGATGGGCGGCGGCATCCTCGGCCTGACCGGCGCCAACACCTACTCGGGCACGACAACCATTGCCGCTGGCACGCTACAGATTGGCAATAACGGGACCTCGGGCACGCTGGGCACCGGCGATGTCGTGAATAACGGAAGACTCCTTTTCAACCGCCAGGATTCGGTCACTTTTGCCGGCGCAATTTCCGGAACCGGCCGGCTGATCCAGGGCAGCAGCGGAGGCGGGACCACCACTCTCACCGGCCAGCTCAGCTATACCGGCCCGACCGAGGTCGTGGCGGGCACGCTGGCCTTCACCAACAACAGTCTTTTCGCCACGCAGCGGACCAGCGTCATCATTCAAACGGGCGGCACGCTCGACCTCTCCGGCATCACCGGTGGGGTTACCTCGAATATCGGCTCGCTCCGGGCCTTTGGTCGGCTGAACCTGCCGAGCGGTACGGCGGAGGCACCTGGTCAGCTGAAGGTTGCGTCCGGCTCGGAGGAAAGCTTCGTCGTGGGGCCGATCTCCGGCGCCACCGGGCGACTGGTCGTGTCCGGTGGAACTCTCGCCCTCGGGGCTGACAACACCTATCGCGGCGGCACCGTCCTGCAGGATGGCGCGACGCTGCAGCTGGGCCTGGGCGGCACCACCGGCAGCATCCAGCCGGGGCTGACCATGATCGGCTTCGGCAACACCCTGGCCTTCAACCGTTCGGACACGGTGACCAGCGATATCGCCCTCGATGGCTTCAACAATCTCACGCAGAAGGGGCCCGGCACGCTCATCCTGACGGGCAACAGCCTGCATCTGGGCACAACGACGATTTCCGCCGGCACATTGCAGATTGGGAATGGAGGCACCGATGGCTCGCTCGGGCCGCTGACCGCGATCGTGAACAACGGTACGCTGGCCTTCAACCTGAGCGGCATCGCCGGCGCGGGCAACTCGATCTCCGGCACCGGAAACCTGGTCCAAATGGGTCCCGGGACGCTGATTCTGACTGGCACCAACAGCTATTCGGGAACGACCACCATCGCGGCCGGAACACTGCAGATCGGCGCGCTGACGCCCTCGGGCTCGCTCGGCAGTGGTGCCGTCATCAACGATGGCACGCTGGTCTTTGAGCGGATCGATGCCGTCACTTTTGCCAATGCCATGAGCGGAACGGGCGCGCTCCGTCTGAACTTCGGCACGGTGACCGCGACGGGTGCTCTCGACCATACCGGCGGCACGACCATCGGCGCGGGCGCGCGGCTCAATATCGGCAATGGCGGCACCACGGGCAGCCTGGCTGGCAACGTGGTGAACAACGGCACGCTGGCCTTCGCCCGCAGCGACACTGTGACCTTCGCGGGCGTCATCTCCGGCCCGGGCGGCCTGCAGCAGAACGGCACGGGCAACCTGATCCTGGCCGGCGCGAACACCTATACCGGGCCGACCATCGTCAATGCCGGCACACTCTCGGTGAATGGCTCGATCGCCGGTTCCAGCGGCGTCATCGTGAATGGCGGGGCGCTGGGCGGCACGGGGCAGATCCCGGGGCTGATGGTGGCGGCGGGGGGCAGCCTCTCGCCCGGGAATTCCATCGGCACGATCAGCATCGCCGGCAACTTGACCCTCTCCGCCGGTTCCACCACCGTGATCGAGGTGGAGGGTGCCCGGGCCGACCGCATCCAGGTCGCTGGCCTCGCCACGCTCGGGGGCGCGTTGCGGCTGGTGCCGCTGGGCGGCCCCTATGTGTTCAACGCGCCCTATGTGCTGATCCGGGCGGGCGCGGTCACGGGCCAATTCGCCACGGTCAGCACCGAGGGCAGCTTCGGCGCGGGGGTGACGACGCGGGTGACCAGCACAGCCGATGCCGTGGAGTTGCAACTGACGCCCGCGCCGCTGGCTTCGGCACCCACGCTGTCAGGCGGGACGGCGAATCAGCGGGCCGTGGCGCGGGGGCTCGACGCGGCGGTGGCCAGTGGTGCGGATGTCTCGGCCTTGTTCCCGCTCTATAATCTTGCGGCGGGCGCCATGCCGCGCGGGCTCGATCAGCTCTCGGGCCAGGTGCACACATCCGGCACGCGCGCGGCGATCGAGACCTCGGCGCAGTTGCTGGGCCTGCTGCTGGACCCCTGGCGGGCCGAAGGCGAGGCAGCGGGGCGCATGCGGGTCTGGGCCAGCGGCTTTGGTGGCGGCGGGCGCCGCGGCGGCGATGGCGGCACCGGCAGCAATGCCGTGACCGGGGGCGGCGGCGGCGTGGCGGCGGGGGCGGAAATCCGGCTCGCCGCCGGGCTCAGCGCCGGCTTCGCCATGGCCGGCGCGGGCACCCAGATGAGCCTGGCGGGCGGGCTGGGCAGGGCGGAATCCAGCCAGGTGCATGGCGCGCTCTACATGACGGGCGCGCGCGGGCCGCTGCGGCTGGGCGCCGCGCTGGCCTATGGCGGCGCCGATGTCACCACGCGGCGGCAGGCCGGCTTCCTCGGGGCGGGCAATCTGAATGGGCGCTACACCTCCCACGGGCTCGCGATGCGGCTGGAGGCCGGCTGGGAATGGGCCGGGCCGATGGGGGTGACCTTCACCCCCGGCCTCGCTTTCCAGGGCGGCTGGTTCGAGACGCCGGGCTTCACCGAGCGCGCCACGGGGCCGCTGGCGCCGGCCGCCCTGAATCTCTCCGGCCGGACCCAGGCGCAATCGCGCATCGAGCTCGGCCTGCGCGCGCAGACGCCGCTTTCGGCCCAGCTTTCCGCCTTCGGCCGGGTGGCCTGGGCCGCCTATCTGCAACGCGATGCGACCATCGGCGCGCGCTTCGCGGGCCTGCCGGCCTCGGGCTTCCAGGTCACGGGGGCGCGGCCCGACGCGCATGCGGCGCTGCTCTCCGCCGGGCTGGATTGGCGGCTGAATGCGGCCTGGAGCCTGACCGGGCGGCTCGATGCGGAGCTTTCGGCCAGCACCTCGCTCCTCGGCGGCACGGCCCGGCTGCGCTATGAATTTTGACGCCGCGCGCTGCGCATGGGAGTGCATCCCGTGTGACCGACCTCGCATGGGACCCCTGGCAGGATTTCGACGCCGCCGCTGATCCGGGCCCGCCCTTCGGCGCCCGCTACCCCGCGCGCATGCCGGATGGCCGCTTCCTGCATCTGCCCATCCGCCCGATCGGCGTGGCCGGGCTGATCGCCACCCAGGCGAGCTTTCCCGTGGTGCATGCGCTGGCCGGCTGGATGGCTGAGGCAGCGGCCCCCCTGGGCGCCGAGATGGTGCTGGGCCTGCCCACCCTCGGCCATGTCTTCGCCCCCCTGCTGGCCGAGCGGCTGGGCCATGCGAACTGGGTCGCCGCCGGCTATTCGCGCAAGCTCTGGTACGAGGAGCGGCTGAGCGTGCCCATGCGCTCCATCACCACGACGGCCGAGCGCCGGCTCTGGCTCGATCCACGCATGCTGCCGCGCCTGGCCGGGCGCCGCGTGCTGCTGGTGGATGATGTGATCTCCTCCGGTTCTTCGGCGCAGGCCGGGCTTGCGCTGCTGGCCGCGGCGGGGCTGCGCCCGGTGGGGCTTTGCGTGGCCATGGTACAGACCCGCGCCTGGGCAGCGGCCTGGCCCCGGGAGATTCCGGTGATCAGCGTGTGCGAGACGCCAGGCTTTCGCCAGACCCCGGCCGGATGGTGGCCCGGGCCTGGCTGATCACGCTCCCATCGGATCAGCTCCCCACCTGACTAGGTCAGGGCCGAAAAGAGCGGCGTCAGCGCGAGTGCTGCCATCAGCGCGATCAGCCCATAGGCGATGATGCTGCCCCAATCGGGGCCTTTGCCGCGCGGGGGAGGGCTGGCTT from Sediminicoccus sp. KRV36 encodes the following:
- a CDS encoding phosphoribosyltransferase — encoded protein: MTDLAWDPWQDFDAAADPGPPFGARYPARMPDGRFLHLPIRPIGVAGLIATQASFPVVHALAGWMAEAAAPLGAEMVLGLPTLGHVFAPLLAERLGHANWVAAGYSRKLWYEERLSVPMRSITTTAERRLWLDPRMLPRLAGRRVLLVDDVISSGSSAQAGLALLAAAGLRPVGLCVAMVQTRAWAAAWPREIPVISVCETPGFRQTPAGWWPGPG